In Serinus canaria isolate serCan28SL12 chromosome 5, serCan2020, whole genome shotgun sequence, the following proteins share a genomic window:
- the TP53I11 gene encoding tumor protein p53-inducible protein 11: MAAKQPPPLMKKHSQTDLVSRLKTRKILGVGGEDDDGEVHRSKISQVLGNEIKFAVREPLGLRVWQLVSAVMFSGVAVMALAFPDQLFDAIFEEDSVSSKTPIRLYGGALLSIALIMWNALYTAEKAIIRWSLLAEACYFAVQFLVTTVSLAESSRIATGAVLLLVSRALFILISIYYYYQVGRRPKKV, translated from the exons aTGGCGGCGAAGCAGCCCCCGCCGCTGATGAAGAAGCACAGCCAGACCGACCTGGTGAGCAGGCTGAAGACACGCAAGATCCTGGGCGTCGGCGGGGAGGATGACGATGGCGAGGTCCATCGCTCTAAG aTTAGCCAAGTACTGGGAAATGAAATCAAATTTGCAGTCCGGGAGCCACTGGGACTCAG GGTCTGGCAGCTTGTTTCCGCCGTCATGTTTTCCGGGGTCGCTGTCATG GCCCTCGCTTTCCCTGACCAGCTCTTCGATGCCATCTTTGAGGAGGACTCGGTGAGCAGCAAGACTCCCATCCGGCTCTATGGAGGAGCCCTCCTCA GCATCGCGCTCATCATGTGGAACGCCCTGTACACCGCCGAGAAGGCCATCATCCGCTGGAGCCTGCTGGCCGAGGCCTGCTACTTCGCCGTGCAGTTCCTGG ttACCACTGTCTCCCTTGCTGAGAGTAGCCGGATAGCCACAGGTGCCGTGCTCCTCCTGGTCAGCCGAGCCCTCTTCATCCTCATCAGCATTTACTATTATTACCAAGTTGGACGTCGTCCCAAGAAAGTCTAA